A region from the Cryptococcus gattii WM276 chromosome H, complete sequence genome encodes:
- a CDS encoding RNA polymerase II transcription factor, putative (Similar to TIGR gene model, INSD accession AAW45418.1) → MALSLKDMRPLVVHCDTDYIRAAFAVGELFPRPSVILRACYAMPIASSSRMADANGDTRATDVEVDVPSKSGWLVGDELVGAQKENSWESNLELRWPFRPSKVADDWEGREYIMSHLLALLGINIQTNSFPLLLIPPASPPTFTLSTQAFYTQFAFESLNTPMFSILPAPLAGLFALGVTTGIVIYVGHEESSAFVITDSIVRWECTTSVQIGQADCESHFEQLLFEDDLLDQELKTAAGNELLDQEEKRKLVKEVANFVWTECTGDDIEVPGLNAKAAIVIGASQTSGEEETFDVAKKLVGDPTPAPTTNSHKSKKQQAQALAAANKAAAQAAADAAAQAALPPPIDAIVVTIPSLPEKEIQLGPVRHRICEPLFKGKSAGGDTLHEAVGRAVENDSLSIGEKLAIWEGIGVIGEVAKIKSFSPALVTHLSPYLLSSSDLPSDCQPSKMRLLSIPDYFANFKKTTTELAPFLGGTLVAKVAFTDSTGKHSVSKVDYNTKGPEAIYVVTGEDR, encoded by the exons GTGCGGCTTTTGCTGTCGGGGAGCTTTTTCCTCGACCAAGTGTG ATCCTTCGCGCTTGTTACGCTATGCCCATTGCATCATCTAGTAGAATGGCAGATGCGAACGGTGATACACGGGCGACCGATGTAGAGGTGGATGTGCCTTCGAAGAGTGGTTGGCTTGTTGGTGACGAATTGGTTGGCGCGCAGAAAGAGAACAGTTGGGAGAGTAATTTGGAATTGAGATGGCCGTTTAGGCCAAGCAAGGTTGCGGATGACTGGGAAGGACGGGAATATATTAT GTCGCATCTCTTAGCTCTCCTTGGTATCAACATCCAAACTAATTCCTTTCCTCTGCTCCTAATCCCACCTGCTTCACCTCCAACCTTTACACTGTCCACACAAGCTTTCTACACTCAATTCGCCTTTGAATCTCTCAATACCCCGATGTTTTCTATCCTCCCTGCGCCTCTCGCCGGTCTCTTCGCTCTCGGTGTGACCACTGGCATTGTGATTTATGTCGGCCATGAGGAGTCTTCTGCGTTTGTCATCACCGACTCTATCGTGAGGTGGGAATGCACTACGAGTGTACAAATAGGTCAGGCCGATTGTGAATCCCACTTCGAGCAGTTGCTTTTTGAAGATGATCTGTTGGATCAGGAGTTGAAGACAGCTGCGGGCAACGAATTATTGGACCAGGAGGAGAAGCGCAAATTGGTGAAGGAGGTAGCAAACTTCGTTTGGACGGAATGTACAGGAGATGACATTGAGGTGCCGGGACTTAATGCTAAAGCAGCGATTGTTATTGGTGCCTCTCAGACGTcgggggaagaggagacGTTCGATGTCGCCAAAAA GCTCGTTGGGGACCCTACACCGGCACCAACAACTAATTCGCACAAGAGCAAAAAACAGCAGGCGCAAGCTCTCGCTGCGGCCAATAAGGCAGCTGCCCAAGCAGCTGCTGACGCTGCTGCTCAGGCCGCTTTGCCACCTCCCATTGATGCCATTGTTGTCACTATTCCTTCACTCCCGGAAAAAGAGATACAGCTAGGTCCTGTGAGACATCGCATTTGCGAGCCACTGTTCAAGGGCAAATCCGCGGGAGGAGACACATTACATGAAGCTGTTGGAAGGGCTGTAGAAAATGATAGTCTGAGCATAGGGGAGAAGCTGGCTATTTGGGAAGGTATAGGTGTTATTGGAGAAGTTGCCAAGATAAAAT CCTTCTCCCCTGCTCTCGTCACCCACCTCTCCCCTTACTTACTTTCATCCTCTGACCTTCCTTCCGACTGCCAACCCTCAAAAATGCGTCTTCTCAGTATACCGGACTACTTTGCCAACTTCAAGAAGACCACAACTGAGTTGGCGCCATTTTTGGGAGGGACTCTCGTTGCCAAG GTTGCTTTTACCGACTCGACAGGCAAGCATAGTGTTTCCAAGGTGGACTATAATACAAAAGGACCGGAGGCTATCTACGTGGTTACAGGCGAAGACAGATGA